Below is a genomic region from Henckelia pumila isolate YLH828 chromosome 3, ASM3356847v2, whole genome shotgun sequence.
ATAATGTGTTCTGCATCTTCTCTTGATGGATCTACAGCTACGTAAGGTGTCTCATCAAGGAGGTGTTAACCGCATACGTGCTATGCCACAAAATCCCCATATTTGTGCTTCCTGGGCAGATACCGGTCTTGTTCAGGTAAGAGTTTTTCAGTTCTTGGCATCAAATGTTTGGTGAGCTTTACATTGTATTGCCGGTTGCTGTTGCCGTGATTTAGTTCTTTTTACAGTGAAAAGTTAGAATTTGAATTCTCAGAAAATGCCAGGACCAAAAACAATAGCCTCCTTTAAAGTCTGGATATgacttaaaattttatttctcataATCAAATCTGTTTTTGTCCTGTGACGAAGTGCAGTGACCACAAACAGTGGCCTTAAAGGATGGATATGACATTTGACTTTCTTGTACGTGGGATTTGTCAAGTGAACCTTTAGTTAGCTTGATGAATCATGgttctgaaaatatttaatttaggaAAACTTTCACTCTATAACCTGTATGATATGGTTTAGCCATATCGCTTTTCAAGATATTTTAAATGCTCTAATTGCTAAAGTTCCTTTTCGATGCTTTACAGTTGTGGGACTTCAGTTCTCACTTAAATGCTTTGGTTGGATCGGATGCTGAAACTAACCATGGAGAATCAACTGTGTCAAATCAATCTCCCTTGGTCAAATTTGGCGGACACAAGGATGAAGGCTATGCCATAGACTGGAGTCCACTCATCCCTGGAAGGCTTGTGTCAGGTATTCCATTATAGTTTCCTTTTTGTTGCTTGACCACATAAATTGTATTTCCTGATAGCTAAATATGCGCAGAAATTGGTGTAATCAGTATATACTTACATAGTTACATATACGCAGGGGATTGCAAGAATTGTATTCATTTGTGGGAACCAGCATCTGATTCAACATGGAACATTGATAGCAATCCCTTTGTTGGACACGCAGCTAGCGTGGAAGATTTACAGGTAAAATTACACttttaaacatgtttttgtATATTGCTCTCTGTTCTTCAATTATGGTTTGTTATCTATTCGCAGTGGAGTCCTACAGAACCTCATGTCTTTGCATCATGCTCTGTCGATGGGCATGTTGCAATTTGGGATACCCGAGCGGGAAAGTCTCCTGCAGTTTCCATCAAAGCGCATAAAGCTGATGTAAACGTTTTAACGTGGAACAGGTGTTTAACCATCATTGTCATTCTACTGTTTTGTTATCATCTTGCCAAATATCTTTATTCTGTTTCTTTAACTAGATTGGCAAGTTGCATGCTAGCATCTGGCTGTGATGATGGAACATTTTCAATCCGGGATCTTAGATTGCTCAAGGTGTGTTTTCAAATCTTCTCAACAATGACAAATACTTGACACTAATTTCTAGGTCATGTGGGAGGCTGGGAGCTTAACTGGGATTAGAAATAAATTGAGTCAGTTCTCAGGTTTTTCGAGttggtttgaatattatttGGTTCACATTTGAGCTGATCTCGAACATGGTTGCTTATATTTTTGAGTCAAATTCCAGCCAgagtttatttaaaattattattaacttTTTTGAAACCaagttatttaaatttatgctAGTTCAAAAGCTTGATTCTGAATTTGAGCCCTTGCTTAATTTAGCTCAATAATCAAATCCACGTGAATTGAGCTCAAATTTGAACTCCTAGTCGACCTGAGCTCGAGCCCAAAATTGTGTGCTTTTTGAGATTCAAGCCGAACGGGGATGAATCGAGCTTGGGCTCGAAGTATCTTTAAGGTCAAGGAAAAGCTCTCTGACTTTGCATCTAACAGGGCCATTGACGCTTCTTTTCAGACCATTTTTATGGGCTTCCCAATTTCTTTGAGGGGGATGAAACAAAAAAGCAATTTGCCCGAGTGTGTAAACCTGTTCTGTTTTAGATTAACTCAAGTTTGCCAGTTTTAACTCTGTTTTTTCCCTCAGGAAGGAGACTCGGTTGTGGCACATTTTGAGTACCATAAACATCCCATTACTTCCATTGAATGGAGTCCACACGAGGCTTCCACCTTGGCCGTGTCTTCATCTGACAATCTATTAACGTAAGAAATCTCCAAATATCATCCATCACTCATCATATGTTCTAGCAGTTTCATCCTCTTTAACTCGCATTCCATTGACCCCACCCACTTACCTATATTTTCAGAATATGGGACCTTTCTCTGGAGAGGGATGAAGAAGAGGAGGCCGAGTTCAAAGCCATGACGAAAGAGCAAATCAATGCTCCCACAGACATACCGCCACAGCTCCTCTTCGTTCATCAGGTAACGGCGTAACGGAACATCATTTCACCCTTTTCCTGAACTGAAATCCTTTTTAACAATTTCACTCCCGAGCCTCAAACTCGTTCTTCTCGCAGGGCCAAAAGGACTTGAAAGAACTCCACTGGCATTCACAGATTCCGGGAATGATCATTTCAACCGCTGCAGATGGTTTCAACATTCTCATGCCTTCAAACATCGAAACTGTTATCCCGCAAAATAATCCTTGAAAGAAAGAATGGTAGTATATGATCACTTGGTGTCCGATATGTCATGTCTCGTGTTTACGAGATATGTCActtattttggaaattttgtcgGTAGGTAAGTTAAGTTGTAAATTTGATTCATCTCTTATTCGGACGAATCCCCTTTTAAATATATAACTTTCTGTATTAGTTCGGATTTACATATCATTATGTTACCGTTTTAGAAACTTGGACTCTTAATTTCGTTCATATTAGTTCTCCGAACAATTTCACGATGGAATCTACCATCATATTAACTTGGACTCTGAATGCAAAACTATTTGGCATTGATGGAATTAGATGAAAATGTAATTCAACAAAACAGGTCTATGGTAAGACAGTCATACATATATTCATATTTGTGCATGGATGGGGTTCATGACACGGATCAATctcatttatatataataatatataataatatttttttattggttaGAATCTAATCTAACAATCTAAACAtgtcataattatttatttggtGTAATTTTATACTAGCCCGCTTGTTAGTTAGCTGTACACAAAATTTCAATTACATTTCGTCATATGTACGAATTCATTTACTCACTTCATTACACGTTGTTTTTGAagttacaaaaatattttaacgaaGATATGTTTGTATTTGTGTACGaggaataattttaaaatttcaaaatataccGTATAATTGTATGTGTGTAATCGAATGTTTATGTGTATCACGAATCATAATTAAATACCGATATTTCTGCACCTACTcgaaatttaatttaagaaCATGCAGTCGGCAGACTCTGCAATCAGCATCAGCCTCAAGATCACATCGGTCCAGATAATACCTTCGAGATTGGTGCAAAACTCGTATGATATTATGGAAACCTGATCCCATCAGACAAGGTGCGATAAAAAAAAGAATACAAATTTCTGCAAGAAGACCAAGAAAAGAACATACAGAGCACGATGATGAATGAGCCATTGCTCGGTGGACGGGAAGAGCAACAGCCACTTTCACTCCCTTCTTACCTGCTAATATATCTATATGTTGGCCACTTTTTAGCCAGATGGGGTGCAAGGTCTTATTTCCCTTCCCTTCTTGTCCGCAATCATTTGTTGAATTTGTGCGATTCCAGTATCAT
It encodes:
- the LOC140886691 gene encoding protein HEAT STRESS TOLERANT DWD 1; amino-acid sequence: MARSLKNPKKAKRKNKGLKKGEGSSSNSEPSVPTKVWQPGVDKLEEGEELQCDPSAYNYLHAFHVGWPCLSFDILHDTLGLVRTEFPHTVYCVAGTQAEKASWNSIGIFKISNISGKRRELLPTKKNDGSDMDSDSSDEDDEEEGGGTTTPVLQLRKVSHQGGVNRIRAMPQNPHICASWADTGLVQLWDFSSHLNALVGSDAETNHGESTVSNQSPLVKFGGHKDEGYAIDWSPLIPGRLVSGDCKNCIHLWEPASDSTWNIDSNPFVGHAASVEDLQWSPTEPHVFASCSVDGHVAIWDTRAGKSPAVSIKAHKADVNVLTWNRLASCMLASGCDDGTFSIRDLRLLKEGDSVVAHFEYHKHPITSIEWSPHEASTLAVSSSDNLLTIWDLSLERDEEEEAEFKAMTKEQINAPTDIPPQLLFVHQGQKDLKELHWHSQIPGMIISTAADGFNILMPSNIETVIPQNNP